The Peromyscus maniculatus bairdii isolate BWxNUB_F1_BW_parent chromosome 6, HU_Pman_BW_mat_3.1, whole genome shotgun sequence genomic interval GTCCTTCCAAGCTCTGACGCTCACCCTTCATGCTCAAAGATCCCTTAACATTCCTACCCACTTTTTCATTTTACCTCCATAATTACCAAACCAAGTACAATTCACTCAGCctcattttgtattttgaaaagccACACCAGTTTAAAAACTTAAACTCCTTGTGCCAAGTATCATAAACTTAAATTAGATTACTCAAAATGAGTACAGATGCAATTCAACATGTTTTATCTGGTTTTTGTCCTTCAATTAGAACAAGATACTACTAAGGACAGCCTTAGCTCACCTCAGGTCCCATAAACTGACAGTGCACAGTCTTCTGGAAGCTGAATTGTCAGGAAAAGCCTCAGTACAGTGGACCATTCTACCTGGCTACCCCAAGGAAAGCATGAATAGATTCTTAAAAGATTTAACAGTTTAAGGAACTAAATTGAAGttgtaaatcaataaaatgaatacttataaaatcaatttattgatttacttattgtaaatcaataaaatgagCACTTATAAAAGAAgtctttttataaaacaaaaccacctgACATGAGCCGTACTCACAACCTTTCATGTGCATGAAGACCATCTGTGCTGCGTGTCAGAGCTGTGCATTCTCAGACAGCTAGCATCCTTAGTGATTACCACACCTAGCATTGCCTCTACCTCCACCTtgcttctcctcctgcctcatttcGACTTTGGTCCAACCTGCATACTCATCTCTGGATGCCAGCCCACTTCCCCACCACTGTAGCCAAAGGAATGAAATCACCTGTCACTCTCCCTTCATCTCACAGAAGTTTGATTTTCCTCTTTAATTGCATATTATCATGTCTCTCATAAATGAATTTGGCGAATGAGCTTTGGCCATAACTTCGCTGAtagtttttttctgtcttctatctTGAAGAGAATATGAATGCTTTACAAATTCCTCTATTTCCAGATTAAAACATCAAGCTGTCACATATCCCTGCTGACTACAGAGCTATTAAAGAAGTGAAAGTAAAAGGATGAATGTCTGACCTTCCTGGCAATCATTCTCCCCACACTGTCAGCATCTCTCTGGCCTTAGTGAACTAGCAATGTCTTCTCTTCGTTGTCTACAGGGTTGGCTGACCTGTCAGGTATCTCAGCTCATCCCCATAGTTGGCAAGCTGTGACTTCATGTTTACCTGTTCAAAGCAACCTTACAATTGCTCTCTCCATCTGCAGATTAAAGTCTGTGTCACTTTCTATCAAAATCCACCTGATTCTGACACAATGGTCCAACACAACCACTCATTCTACCGCCATTTTAATAGATAATCACACCCAGTATATTGAAACTACTACTTTCCCATGGGGAAGCAAGAAAGACTATGCTTACACTTGTTTGGAAACACATTTAATTTGGGGCCTATGGGAAAAATAAGCACGTGGTCCAGAGCTGAGCATGGAAGTCAATTTTAGCATTTAAAAGACTGACATTCTAGACCAACAACTCTGATAAAGACAACAGACCTTGCAGAGAACATAGATAAACTGAAGCAAGCAGAAACTGTCAGTACTTTAGGATCTTACCAGAAAGGGACTCCAGCAGATGCAGGAGACGCACATTATGGCCAGGAGCTGAATGACCATCTCAAAGTGGTGAGATCTGCCTTGTCTGTGCTGCTGACTTTTAAACTTCACCCTTAAGAGTGTGACTCCTGTGATGGCATTGCACAAGAACGAAACACCGAGAGCTAAGAGGCccaggaaggaaaagaacaagagaTAAAACCGATCTTCCCAGTCCTCAATGTGCTCTGTGTTGTAGAAGCACCAGGTTCTGGATGCTTGGATTTGATAGTCTCGGTGTCCGAGGATAGGCAGCAGAGCCACGAAAACAGTGAACATGCACACCCCACTCAATATCATCTTCACGTGTGTAGATGTGATTTTCGTAGAATGGAATATTGGGTTGGTGACTCCGATACACCGCTCAATGGCCATTGCACTGCCCAGAAAAAGTGGGCACAATCCAGAAAACACCATGGAGATTCCAAAAACACTGCACAGGATATTTGATTGATCGAAGCGGATCCAGTCTTTATCAGAAGCATATACAAAGACAGCTATCCCTCCATTGATGAGATGGCCAAAAAAGTCTGTGATCACCAGGCCACTAGCCAGGAGCAGAAAGGAGGCCTTCGACTTCTGTCTAAATCTCTGATACGCCTTCATGAGAATGGCAATGGCCAGGCTGTTAGACAAGATTCCCACTGTCATGaagattattgaaaaaaatactgAAAGCCGGTTTTGTGCTTGGCAGGTTGTGTTTGCGATGAGCCCAGCTGCAGGAAacactggctgtttggaactgtTCATGGACATTGTTGTGGAGATAGAAGCTGTCCCCTCAGGTCATCTCTCTGTCACCACTGTGCAGTCTCGAAGTGCAGACATCTGTAGCACACAGGACAGGAATTATAAAGACCAAATTGCCAGATATCTGACAGATAAAACCAAGTGCCCCAGCACCCTGGCCTGAGGTGGATTTACCCAGCCTATCATAAGTCACGTGGCAGCATTCTGAAACCAGCATGCATCTGCCCccgattcttcttctttttttccctctctctctctctctctctctctctctctctctcttccaaggtAAAGATACTGCCCAAATTCACAGCTGTCAGTTTACTTCCCTCTAAGGATGGAAATCTCTGAGAACCCTTCTGACATGTCACTGGTATCTTAAATTTCAATTCAATTGCGTTTTCAAGGGATGACAATCTATTTAAATAACTAATCCTTTAAGAACTTGGTCTTTTCTCTGTGAGGCACTGATCCCCAAGTCTAGGTGAGCCACCTGCTTGTCATGCCGACTACAGCTTCCATGGACTTCCAGCCCTGCAGCAAGCTTACTCCTGCTAAAGAGAAGGCTTGTAAAACCTGAGTCATGAAAGGGCAACGcagaaaaaaacacacaagacagagagagagagacaaagacagagacagagagacagagacagagagacagagacagagagacagagacagagagagagacagagacacagagagagagacagacagacagacagaaagagacagagagagagtctcacacacactcacactttgtCTCCTGGAAGagagtgttacagctctgagttCTGATCACAGAGCCATTCTCTACCCTCTTTCTGCAAGGGCAGAAATCCCTGTGCTAGAAGATCAACACTTTGGCCTGAAAGATGCTGTCAGATTACTGCAACCTCCAGTGAGAAGAACTGTATTGCTTTTTCCCAAGTCACCAGCAAGCTACAggaccacagccacctcaccccTAGCTAATAAGATTGGTTTCCCGAAGAAGCTTTCCTTTCCGGGAGGCTGCGGACTGGACAACACAGTGGCTCTAAGTGTCCCCAGGGAGAGTCTGGCTGCCCCCTCCGTGTGTTACTCACGCTTTGACTTTCACCAGTTGCAAACCCCGCACCCCACGGGGCCTCAACTTGCAACATCGCCTCTAAACCTAACCAACTTGCTGAAACTTTTTGCAATTCCTCAAACTCCAGAGAGTTCTTTTCCCTCCCACCCTGGAGGGCGCCAGAGGTCTGCAGCAGACAGGGTAAGGTCCATGAAGTGCCACCAGCGGAGAATCTCAAGGAGAGAAGGAGATATCCCGAGTTGCCTGCTTCTCTCgtgtgtggggggaggagggagtgcggggagtggggggggggggtccttgcTACTGAGCCCCATCCATACAGCCCAGCCCAAACACCCTCCCTTCTCCACAGCTCACCACGAATTGGGTCCAAAGTCACTGCTAAGCGCAGCCTAAGGTGCTCCCCACCGGGGTCCCTCCAGCTGTCTCCTCGGGACTTTATCAACCCTGGATTCAGCTGGGGAATCCAGGGCCGTGGGAATCTGGCCGTGGGAATCTGGCCATGGGAATGCAGCCATCAGATTGCTGGTTACCTTGGCATCCTGGGCCACCGAGTGGCTGTATCCGGAGCAGAAGAGCTCTGCGCCCCGCTTGCCGTGGCGCACTCAGCCCCACGCAGCGGCAACCTCAGGTTCCACGGCTCAGGACTTCCTATGTCGCCTCTGTGCCCTAGATCACCCGCAGGACCTCCTGGTCCAACTGTGCCCTGGACTCCAAGGCACCTAGCGATGCTCCCAGCCTCCGCGGGGTGGAGGGCTCAATGACCTCCGCCCCTTCCTTGTCTTTCTCCTCTCCGCCCCCTTTTCCTACCCGCACAGGGTGAGGCTAGCTACTCGGATGCTTTGGTCACCCAGCAGCCGCAGACAACACTTTCAGCCACCAGACAGCTACGGAAAGTTTTGCTCTAAGCTCATTTCCAAACGAAAAAGGCCATTTCTGAGGCTGGAAGACAGGAACAAGGAGGGCCAAGAAATGTCTAGACCCTGGTGTGTTTGGTTGTGGGATGCAGCTTACAGAATAAACGCGGAATTCCAAGTCCAACCAGAAGGGGTCATAGGGAGAAAGGGCTGCCTGTTTGAAAGAGAACTTTCGTGGCAGATATCCTGAGGGAGTGAATAAAAAGAATTCTGGCCAGCTGCTGTACGCGGAACAGCCCTGGGTTCCACTGTCCCGGGAGCTCAAGCCCACCTGGGTAAGAGAATGCGGGAGCAGTGTGAGCAGTGTCCCTGAGCACCTGttggcctggggctggagagcatCAAAGTCCTTGAAAGAATTTCTGGTGACATCCACAACAAAGGACGTGCACCTAACAGATTTTGTAAAAATTAGTTTATGATCAAGTACAGATACGcttatttttcattaagaattgTTATTTGAGCCGTGTTATATCATAAGTGTATAGTGTGAACTTGTACAGTGTGAGTCTTTTTTACACTCTAATTGCTTTTAGCTGATGACACAACCCCCCACACCTGTTAACATCTCATTTCCCATCTCAACACTTAACGTGATCCTATTACTGCTCTTAATTTCTCTTCTGAAATTAGTAAGATGTTGCCACTGGCTgtgtgaagaaaaaagaaacagggcCACATTTAAATAAACCCGTTTCTCCATTCCAGAACTACAAGGCACTTCTAAATTCCTGAAAATTGCAAGGGATCATAAAGTGCAAAGGCAAGATAAAATAAATTAGCCATTAACTGTAGAACAGAGCAATTGCACACTTTCCCCCTATGTTGGagacagagaattttttttattgatattaTCGTAGCATGTTTTAAACTGTTACTTGGGTATGGTCAGAGAATTGAATGTTTTAattagtaaataataataataataataataataataataataatgtgccTGGATGGCCAGTATCCAAAGAACAACCATGTCAAAAGCCACTCTGAAAATGTGAAATGGAGCACCACTCTTTCCTTTAATGATTAACAGTACTTAGTCACCATACTGCATGTTGAtggtttttcttgtgtttctctcactgaCATGAACCTCTACAGAGTTCTTATCCAtcctccctctgtcctcaccGGAAAACATCTGAACTCTCACCAAACCTTGAATTAATAAATTCTCTCATCAGCATTTCGAAGCTCTGTAGCTTGAAGACAGGGGCATCGCACACCAGCTGCTGTGGCACTGGGTATGGGCTAGGAAAACATGCTTGCTCATTCAATGCAAACTGTAGCTGTTAATAAGATCAAAGCAATAGTAGTTCCTTATTTCAAAATGCTACATAAATTGCATCATTTTTTCAATCTACTCTCTGTTATTGGAATTCCTTCTTTAGAACCCCATTCCTTCACCAAGACATAGATCACCTGAGTGCTCATGAAAAGTCCTAAATACCAACATGTCTTCCCAAGACAAACTAGACACATTGATATGATCAGGGTAAGCTGCTATGGAAGAGTAAACAATTAACAATTGTCAATGATGCACCCCAAGCCCATGTGCAACCCAAATCCCCAATGGTAGCTCTTGAAAACTGGTAGATCCACGGAAAGGAAAGCTTTCAGACCAAAACCTAAGAGGAGAGAGTAAGAGGTAGGCAAACCCTTCTAAAATGTAGTTTAATTTTATTGTTGCATGTGAGAAGTTGACAGTCCTGTAAAGGTATTTATGGACACATTCATTCAACAGATTTGGTGAAAATTAGCCCTCTGCCAGTACTGTTTCTAGGAGAAAAACGTAACTCCTGTGTGAGCAAGCACAGAGCCCTGGACTGTATGGTTCTGTAGGAAGTGAACGTGCTCCTGAGGCAAGCATGTGATGGGGTTTAGAATACCAGCACTCTCCTTATATTGAATGGAGACAAAACTGATGCCAGCTTTATCTCTACTCAGAAGAAGGTAATGCACTGCATATGTGTGCTTAGCAATCACCACTCAGGGTTAGACATGGAGCAATTGAGACAGAAGATGTTCACACTCCATGacattgaaatagaaataaaactccATAAAAATCAAGAAGGAATGTTGAGAATTGagtttttgtcattttaattaaaCTGCCTACAAAGGTTTGTTGGAATTTGCCATCAAGATTAATGGAGGAAACATTCTCCAATTTGGttgttatgaaaataaaaactttagtcttttcatttttattatgtaaatacTTGATACATAAAAACTAATATATGTAATACATTTGTGAGTAGTGAattctaaaaatataataaagttaaCCAGTGGATCTAATCTAATAAGGGATTGTGCTAGCTCCATAGAGCTGTGTAACCAAGTCCCACACACTGGGCAGtgtaaacaacagaaattcaGGGTTCGGGTAGGAGTGTCTAGGATCCAGAGACAGCAAAGAAAGGACAGGTTCAAGACCAGAGGAAGCCTTCAAGGGACCCCTGCTCTGAACAAAGCAGAAAGAGTTGGAAGCAGAAGGTACAGTCT includes:
- the Ptgfr gene encoding prostaglandin F2-alpha receptor, producing MSMNSSKQPVFPAAGLIANTTCQAQNRLSVFFSIIFMTVGILSNSLAIAILMKAYQRFRQKSKASFLLLASGLVITDFFGHLINGGIAVFVYASDKDWIRFDQSNILCSVFGISMVFSGLCPLFLGSAMAIERCIGVTNPIFHSTKITSTHVKMILSGVCMFTVFVALLPILGHRDYQIQASRTWCFYNTEHIEDWEDRFYLLFFSFLGLLALGVSFLCNAITGVTLLRVKFKSQQHRQGRSHHFEMVIQLLAIMCVSCICWSPFLVTMANIAINGNNSPVTCETTLFALRMATWNQILDPWVYILLRKAVLKNLYKLASHCCGVHIISLHIWELSSIKNSLKVAAISESPAAEKESQQASSEAGL